The window CGCCTCGTGGAGGACGAGAAGGACCTGGGCAACGGCATTGCCCTCACATCCACCCTCTTCAACGTCACCCGGCTCGTGGGACCGTCCATCGCGGGGATGGTCATCGCCGTGGTGGGGGAGGGGATATGCTTCCTGATGAACGGCATGGCCTATTCGGCCACCCTCACCGCCCTCTTCCTGATGCGCTTCAGGAAGCCCCTCGTCACGGACCAGGTCCGCAAGAGCGTCCTCGAGGGAATGAAGGAGGGCGTCCGGTACGTTGCCTCCTTCCTCCCCCTGCGGAATTACCTCGGGGCCATTGCCCTGGTGAGCTTCTTCGCCTTCCCCTACATGGTCCTCCTTCCGGTGTTCGCCCGGGAAATTCTCGGCGGGGGGCCCCGCACCCTGGGATTCCTCATGGGAGCCACGGGGCTCGGCGCCCTGGCGGGATCCGTCCGGCTCGCCCTGAGAAAGTCCCCTGTGGGTCTCGGTAAAATCATGGCGGTGTCCTGCGTTCTCCTCGGCTTTTCCATGGCGGCCTTCTCTCTCTCCAGGGTCTTTTATCTCTCCCTGGCCCTCATGGCCTGCCTCGGCTTCTTCATGGTCTCCACCCTGGTTTCCTGCAATACCCTGGTGCAGACCCTGGTGGACGAGGACAAGCGGAACAGGGTGATGAGCCTCTTCATCGTCTGCGCCATGGGCATCACACCCATCGGGAGCCTCAATGCCGGGTGGCTGGCCACCCATATCGGCGCTCCCGCCACCCTCTTCGCCGGCGGGGCAGTCAGCCTCGTCATCGGCCTGCTGCTCCTCCGGGCGTGGCCGTCCATGTGGGCTCTCTCCGAGCCGGTCTACCGGCGGAAAAATCTCCTGTAAGCCCCCTGTGCCCGGACCCTCGGGTATAATAGGGAAGAAGAAAATACCTGATACAGGCATTCCCGGGAGGTGAAGGAAGTGGCGAAAGAACGGGTTCTCATAGTGGGGGGCGACGCGGCGGGCATGTCCGCCGCAGGGCAGATCCGAAAACTGCTTCCCGACGCGGAGATCACAGTCTACGAGCGGAGCGGTTATTCTTCCTATTCCGCATGCGGCATACCCTATTTCATCGCCGGACTCGTGGAGCCGGAAACCAGGCTCGTCGTCCGGACGCCGGAGGAGTTTCTGCAGAAGCAGAACATCGTGGTGAAGGTCCGCCACGAGGTGCTTTCTCTCGATCCTGACGGGGGCACGGTTCTGGTGAGAGACCTGGAGTCGGGAAGGGAATTCCGGGACTCCTGGGACAGGCTGCTTATCGCCACGGGGGCGAGCCCTGCCGTGCCTCCCGTTGAGGGAGCAAAAGCGGAGGGGATTTTTACCCTCAGCACCCTGGAAACCGGCATCGCAGCGAGGCGCTACGTGGACAAATTTCGGCCCCGGCACGCCGTGGTCATCGGAGGCGGCTACATCGGCCTGGAAATGGCCGAGGCCTTCGCCTGCGTCAGGGGAATGAAGGTCACCCTTCTGGACAAGTCCCCCCAGGTCATGAACACCTTTGACGCCGACATGGCGGAACTGATCGCATCCGCGATCCGTGGGATCGGAACGGCCCTCCGCCTCGGCGAAGGGCTGGTGGGCTTCGGCACCGAAGGAGGCCGGATCCGGTCGGTCATCACCGAACACGGAGAAATAGAAACGGAAATGGTCATCATGGGCCTCGGAGTTCGCCCAAACTCGGGACTCGCCGGGGATGCGGGGCTGAAGCTGTCCGTCCGGGATTCCATCTTCGCCGACGAGACCATGGCCACCTCCCGTCCCGGGATCTGGGCCGCCGGAGACTGCGCCTCCACTACCCACCTCATGACGGGGAAACCTTTCTGGGTCGCCCTGGGCACAGTGGCCAACAAGATGGGACGGGTGGCCGGAATTTCCATGGGAGGCGGCCGGGCAGCTTTCCCGGGCGTTTACGGCACGGCCATGAGCAAGCACTGCGGCCTCGAAGTGGCCCGGACCGGGCTGACGGAGAGGGAAGCGGAAGAAAACGGCTTCCGGTCCGTCTCCTCGGTCATTCGGACCAAGACCCGGGCTGGATACTACCCCGGGGCGGAGACCATGCACGTGAAGCTCGTGGGCGAGGAAGGCTCCGGCAGACTGCTCGGCGGACAGATCGTTGGAGGCCAGGGCTCGGCGAAGCGGGTGGACATCATCGCCACGGCCCTTGCGGGAGGAATGACGGTCAACAATCTTCTCGAGCTCGACCTAGGATATGCTCCCCCCTTCTCCATGGCATGGGATCCGGTCCAGATCGCCGGAAGGGAACTGCTGAAAAAAACAGGCGGGGAATGACCCGCCCATCAAGGAGGTAATTTCGTGCTGTCGGAAAAAATCGATGCAATGAAAGATGAACTTGTGGCCGCCATCCAGGAGGCCGTGCGCATCAAGAGCGTGGGAGGCGAACCTTCTGAAGGGGCTCCCTACGGGGAGGGACCGAGGAAATGCCTCGACTGGACCCTCGCCTTCGCGGAGCAAATGGGGTTCCGGACGAAAAACGTGGACAACGTGGCGGGCTGGGCCGAAATGGGCGAAGGGGACGAAATGGTGGCCCTCCTCGGACACCTGGACGTGGTTCCTGAAGGAAAGGGCTGGACGGTGGACCCCTGGGGCGGTGAGCTTAAAGACGGCATGGTCTGGGGCCGGGGTGTCCTGGACAACAAGGGGCCTGTCATAATCGGCCTCTTTGCCGCGAAGGCGATCTTCGACGCCGGGCTGAAGCTGAAGAGGAGAGTCCGGGTCATCTTCGGCACCAACGAGGAGCAGGGCAGCAAGTGCATGAAGCGCTACGTGGAACTGGGGGAAGACCTTCCTTCCGCCGGTTTCACCCCCGACGCCGAGTATCCCATCATCCATGCCGAAAAGGGCATCGTCACCTACACAGTCTCCCTTCCCTTCGCCCCGTCGGGCGAAATGAAGATAACCTCCCTCGAGGGAGGCGTGGCCGCCAATGTGGTCATGGCCGAGGTTACGGCCGTGATCGAGGACTCCAGGACCGAGTGCAGGCAGCGCATCACCGCCGCCGCGTCCGCCTGGAAGGGGCCGGAAGGCAGTTCCCTTTCCTCCGACGATGACGGCAGCAGGGTCACCCTCGTGATGAAGGGCCACCCCGCCCACGGAAGCACGCCCGAAAAGGGAATCAATGCCCTCGCCTGCCTGGCGGATTTCATGGCGGGGCTGAAGCTGAAGGGCGAGCAGGGGGAATTTTTCAGCGCGTTCTCACGGCTCGCGGGTTTCGAGACCGACGGGAAATCCTTGGGCGTCGCCATGGCCGACGAAGTGTCCGGGCCGCTGACGGCCTGTGTGGGCGTGGTGAAGGCCGAGAAGGACCGGGTTTCCTTCACCATCAACATGCGGTACCCTGTCACGGCGAAGGAAGAGGCCGTCACGGGCCCCATCGAGGAGACCTTCAGGAAGAACGGCCTGGCGGTGGAGAAGGTGTCCAAGGCGAATCCCCTGTACATGCCTCCTGAATCCAGGCTCATTCAGGCCCTCCAGAAGGTCTACACTGAAGAAACAGGCCAGGAAGCCACCCTGCTGGCCATCGGCGGGGGCACCTACGCAAAGACCATGCCCAACGTGGTGGCCTTCGGCCCCGTCTTCCCAGGGCAGGACTACACAATCCACGAGGAAGACGAGCGGTGGTCCGTGGAGGACATCATGAAGAACGCCCACATCATGGCGAAGGTACTGGTGGAGCTTGCCCAGGTACGGGAATAGAACGGGAGAAATATGAAGGGGCTGCCGCAGGGATCTTTGCGGCAGCCCCTTTTTTCGTCCTGCGGTCCGGAAGAGTTACTTCAGTTCGTAGGGCCAGGCCATGATGCCTCCCTCAAGGAGGGCCACGTCGTCGAACCCTGCGCCTTTCAGGGTCGCCAGTGCATCCCAGCCCCGGACGGAGATTTTGCAGAAGGCCACGATCTCCCTGTCCCGGGGCAGTTCGCCCGCCCGCTCCCGGAGCTTGCCGAGAGGGATATTCACGAATTCGTAGGGGATGCGTCCCTGGAGATCCAGCTCTCCCGGCGTCCTCACGTCCAGCAGCAGCGGGGGATTGGGTCCCTCCATCCGCTCCCGGAGTTCCTTTGCCTGGTAGGTTTTCACGAGGCCGTCCATCTTGTTCTTCAGGGCGTTGGCCGCGTGGGTGTTCGGATCGAGGGCCGTGGAGAAGGGTGGGGCGTAGGCGAAGTCCCCGTCCGCCAGGAGGTCCACCGTCATTCCCGAGGAGACGGCCGCCACCATGGCGTCAAGGCGCTTGTCCACCACCCCTGTACCCATGATCTGGGCGCCCAGGATGCGGCGGCTCAGCCTGTCCGCCACAAGGCGGATGGTCATGGCGCCCATGCCGGGCATGAAATGGGGCCGGTCAGGCTCTTCCACCACGATGCTCACCGGTTCGAATCCCGCCTCTTTTGCCTGTTTTTCGTCGAGGCCCGTCTTGCCTATGGTCAGGTTGAAGAGCTTCAGGATGCCCGTCCCAAGGACTCCCGAGAAGGGCGTGGCGAGCCCGGCGATATTGTCGGCGATCACCCTGCCCTGGCGGTTAGCCGTGGAGCCCATGGGCTGCCATACGGGCTTTTTCGTGACAAGGTGCCGTGTCTGGACGCAGTCGCCTCCGGCGTATATGGATGGGTCGCTCGTCCTCATCAGCTCGTCCACCACGATGGTCCCGTTGGGGGCGAGCTCCAGGCCCGCGTCCCGGGCAAGACTGGTGTTGGGGCGGATGCCCACCGCAAGGAGCACCATGTCCGCAGGAAGGGAGCGCCTGTCCGTCCTGACTCCGGTGACGACACCGCCCTCGCCGGTGATTTCCGTGACCTTCTCGCCGCCGAAGAAATCGACGCCTTTCGCCTTGACCGCCCTTGCGATCCGGAGGCCGAAATCTTCGCCCACGAGGGCCGGGAGAGGGGTGGAAAGGGCGTCCACCACCGAAACCTTTACTCCCCGTTCCGCAAGGGCCTCCACGACTTCCATGCCGATGAGCCCGGCGCCGATGATGACCGCCGTTTTTATGTTTCCCGACGAGAGGGCCGATTTCATGGCCAGAGCATCGGGCATGGTCCAGAGGGTGAAGACCCTGTTGAGGTCGCTGCCCGGTATGGGGGGGCGGATGGGGGACGCTCCCGTGGCGAGCACGAGGTTATCGTACGGAAAGTTTTTTTCTTCTCCGGTGGATGCGTCGGAGGCGGTGACGCACCTGTTCTCCCTGTCGATCCTGGTGGCGAGGCAGCCTGTGTGGACCGTGACGTTCTTCACCGTCCGGAAGAAGTTCGCGTCCCGGATGATGCCGAGGGGAGTGCAGACCAGGTCCTTGTACTCCTTCACCACGTCCCCCACGAAATAGGGGAAGCCGCACCCGGCGAAGCTGAGGTGTTCCCCCCGCTCGAGCACCGTGATGTCGAACTCCGGGGCCAGCCTGGCTAGCCTGGCGGCCGTCTTGGCGCCGCAGGCCACGCCCCCGATGATGAGCACCTTTTTTCTTTCCATGAACCATACCCCTCCTTTTGGGATAATACCACTATCCCCTATATGGTATTCTTCATGGGGGATTATGTCCAGTCGTCTTCCATCTCGTGGTATGATTCCACGTCGATCTTCCTCTCCTCGCAGAGGGCCCGCACGTCGTCCCCGGATTCGCAGGGGAATTCGCAGGCGAGACCGCAGCTGGAGGACAGTCTCCGCGGAACGGGAACCACCTTTGCCGGAATGTCCTTTTTTCTGCAGGTGCGTTCGAAGAGGAGCGCCATGCTGGTAACCTCGAAGGTGGCGATGCAGCGCAAATTCTTCACCGTCCTTTCTCCGGGGGAAGGCCGGTTCCCCGGAATGCCGATCTTTCTTTCATCCGCCGTTCCCTTTTTTGACACCCGGAAGGTATACTCTTGGAACGGTATTTCCTTCCGGAGGTGGATGGGATGAACTATGTCGCTCTTGCCGTGATACTGGTCCTTGCCTGTATTCCCCTGTTTGCGGGGTCGTCCCGCATCCGCCCCTGCTATCGGGGGTGCCACGGGTGCGGGAAGTGCATGTCCTCCCCGGGAAAGAAAAATACTTCCGGTCCCGAAGGACAGGGATAGGATACTGCCCGTTCTCTCTTTTCGCAACGCAGGCAGCCGCAGCCCCACCGCGGATCGACAGGAGGAGCCGTACAATGAATATTTTCCGTAGTCTTCGAACTATTTTGCTGCTCACGATCCTCTGCCTCCCCGGACCCGCCTCCGGGGCGGCACGGTTCTCCCTGGCCGCCGTGGGGGACGCCCTGATCCACAAGGGGGTGTACGATGCGGCGGTTATCAAGGGCGGGGGGTATGATTTCCGGCCCATGCTCCGCCTCGTGAAGAGCCGTATTGCCCCCCATGACATGGCCTTCTACAACCAGGAGACGATCCTCGGCGGCACAGAACTCGGCCTGTCCACCTACCCCATGTTCAATTCCCCCAGGGAGGTGGGGGACGCCTTCCTCGACGCCGGGTTCAACCTGGTGTCCCTGGCGAACAACCACACTCTGGATAGGGGGGAGAAGGGCGTTCTCGCCTCGCTGGAATACTGGAAAGACAAGAAGGACGCGGTGACCGCCGGAAGCAGCCTGACGGCGGAGAAGGAGAAAGAGATCCGGTTTTTCCGGGTGAACGGCATTTCCTGCGCTTTCCTCGCCTACACCACCGCCACCAACGGCCTGAAAGCCCCGAAGGGAAAAGAGCACTACGTCAGCCTCTACACCCCGGAAAAAGCGAAGACCGACGTGGTCCGGGCCCAGGAAAAAGCCGACGTAGTGATCGTCTCCATGCACTGGGGGAGCGAATATGTGTTCGCCCCCACCGCGGAGCAGAAAAAAATCGCGGAGCACCTCGCCTCTCTCGGAGTTTCCATCGTTCTCGGCCATCATCCCCACGTGGTCCAGCCCGTGGCCATGGTGAAGAGCACCCTCGTGGTCTATTCCCTCGGCAATTTTCTCTCCGCCCAGAAGGAGCTCCACAAGCTCGTGGGCCTGCTCGTCTCCCTTGACGTGGTCAAGACGGAAATGAGGGGAGAGACGCGGATATCCTTCGAGAACGTCACCGGGACGCTGCTGTACAATCCCCGGCGGTCTCCCCTCGGGCGGTACGTGGTGGTTCCCTTCGACATGCTCAGGGAGGACATCCTGAAGGACTTTCCGGCGGTGTATAAAAAGTACGCCGCCATTGTGACGGGCGGCGGAAGGGCCATCTCCATGAGGGCTCCCGCAAAGGCTCCTCCGCCGAAAAGCCGCCCGGCGGCGAAGAAAGCTCCCCGGGGAAAATGAGCCGGAAGCGGAAAGCGGGGTGCGGGGTATTTCCCGCACCCCGCTTTCCGCTTTTCAGGGAAGAAACTCTCCCGCCAGGCGCTCCCGCATTTCCGGCAGGGGAATGGAGTATTCCTCGGACAGCCTCCGGACGTCCTCGAACTCGGGGTTTGCCCTGAGGGTTTCCCCGCCGAGGCGGGCCACCTTGAACCTGACCAGGCCCCAGGAGGTCTCCCGCTCCACGATCTCATGGTCCGTCTTCAGCCGGTCCACGGGGTATTTCCGTAAGCCGAGGGTGGTGGTCTCCCGGAGGAGGATTTCCGCCAGGACTTCCTCTTTTTCGGGAAGGCAGAGGCAGCTCAGGGTCACGGCGGGGCGCCCCTTCTTCATGATCATGGGCGTCGCCCAGACGTCGAGGGCCCCCTCGGCGAAGAGCCTCTGCATCACCGGCCCGTAATACTGGGGGTTCATGTCGTCGATGTTCGTCTCGAGGACGACCCCCCGGTCCCGCCGGAAGACGTCCTCGCCGCTCCCGCCCGGAGTGTCCACGATCACGGCCCGCACCATGTTGGGGATGTCGCTGTCACGATCGCCGAGCCCCTTGCCCGATGCGAGGACTTTTCCCGCCGGCAGGGGGCCGAACTCACCTGCCAGGCACCGGACCAGGAGTGCCCCGGTGGGGGTGACCCGCTCCATGGGGGCTCCTTCGGCGTAGACGGGGATCCCCTCCAGGAGTTCCATGGTGGCCGGTGCGGGAACGGGGAGAATGCCGTGGGCGCACTTTATGGTGCCCGACCCCACGTTGAGGGGGGAGGAGACCGTCTTTTCGATGCCCGCCATCTCCACCAGGACGAAGGCGCCGATGATGTCGGCGATGGAGTCGATGGCCCCAACTTCGTGGAAATGGACATCCTCCGGGGTGGTGCCGTGGACCTTCGCCTCCGCTTCGGCCAGAAGGCGGAAGGCCGCGGCGCTCTGCTCCTTCACCCGGGGGGAGAGGGGGCTCGCCCCGATGATGGCGAGGACGTCGGAAAGCCCCCGGTGGGGGTGATCCTCAAGGTTGAGTATCGATACCTTCGTGCCGGCTATACCGCCCCTGCTTCCCCGGCTGATGGAGATTTTCAGCCGGTCATCCGCTCCCGGTCCGTGGTGATGGTGGTGATCGTGGTGATCGTGGTGATGATCGTGGTCATGGTCATGTCCGCCGCCGGGAAAGAGGACGATGCTCTCCATGGTTTCGAGGAAGGTTTTCCTGTCCAGTCCGAGGTCGAGCAGCGCTCCGAGAAACATGTCGCCGGCGATGCCGGCGAAACAGTCGAGATACAGGGTCTTCATCAGATTCCTCCGGTTTTCGCCTCCGGCCGGGTGAGGCCGTTTTTTCCCATTCTATCATTCCCGGGACAGAAAAATGGAGGCGGAGTGTGCTATCCTTACAAAGATAGTTTGTGACAAAAAAGGAGGATCCGTCCATGTCCGTTCGCCTCGAGGAGAAGATTGCGCACAGGTTTGCCGGGGATCCGTCCCAGCGGGTATTCTGGTGGAAGGGAGCCTGGGAAGATGCCGCGGAGACGGAACGGAAGACCGCCCTCTGCGCCGAAACACTCCGCCTGGGAGGATTCCAGCCGGGCAGCCGGCTCGCGGTGTTTCTGCCCAACAGCCCGCTGGTGCTCCACCTGTCCATGGCGGCCTGGCGTCTCGGAGGCACCATCGTCCCCCTGAACCCCAGAGGAGGCACGGAGTGGATCCTGAAAATACTCCATCACGTGGATCCCTTCGGCGTGGTCCTCGGTGAAGGAATGGAAGCCCTTACGGAGGCGGTCCGTGCGGAGGGGATACCTGCCGTGGAAGCGTCCCCCGACGGAACAATCCCTCCGTTCACGGGACGACGGGACCGGGCGGAACAGGATCCCGGCGTGGCGGTGATCTTCGCCACCTCCGGCACCACGGGAGCCCCGAAGGCGGTGCCCCTGACCCACGAAAACCTCTACGACAACACGAAGGGTGTCCACGAAACGGTGGAGGGGTTTGACAGGGGACGGGTTCTCATGAACGTGCTGCCCAACTTCCACTCCTTCGGCTATACCGTCTGCGGCGTCCTGCCCCTTGTCTGGGGACTCCCCGAGGCTCTTCTGCCCGGCTTTCTTCCCCTGAAGAACCTCTTCGAGGGACTGAGGGAATCACGGACGGGCATTCTCATCGCCGTTCCCACCATGCTTCCCTTCCTTCTCGGCGTGGCGTCCAAGGGGGAGTCCCTGCCCCCGGAGCTGCGCTATATCCTCACGGGCGGGGGCAAGCTGGATCCGGGCCTTGAAAAGCGCTTCCGGGACCAGCTCGGCGTCATCACCTTCGAGGGGTACGGCCTGACGGAATGTTCTCCCGTCGTTTCGAGCAATCCCAGCGATGCCCTCCGGAAGACCGGCACGGTGGGGCCCGCCCTGCCGAGCTACTCGGTGGAAGTCCGGAACAGCGAAGGAAAGGCCCTCCCGAGAGGGGAAGAAGGCGTCCTCTGGCTGAAGGGCCCCTCCGTCGCCCGGGGATACTTCAGGGATCCCGTCCTCTCGGCGGAGCGCTTCAAGGACGGCTGGCTGAACACCGACGACATGGTGCGGGTGGACGAGGACGGATACATCACCATTCTCGACCGGGTGTCGGACATGATCATCGTGGGCGGATTCAACGTCTATCCCCAGGAGGTGGAGACGGTGATCAAGGAACTTCCCGGCATCAGGGAAGCGGTGGTCATCGGCGTGGAGAATCCCGTCAGCGGAGAAGTTCCGGTGGCCTTCATCATCAGGGAGGAAGGGGCCGAGCTCGAGGCCGGAACGGTGATTTCCCACTGCAAGGAGAAAATGGCCCACTTCAAGGTGCCCCGGAAAGTCCAGTTCGTCACTGAACTGCCTCTTTCTGCTGTGGGGAAAGTTTTGAAACGGAAGCTCAGGGAACAGATGGTGCGGGAACGGTAGAACAAAGCGACGAAAAGTCAGCCTCCCCGGAGCTCCGGGGAGGCTGACCGGCCTGCAGGGGCAATGGTTCAGTAGATCTCGATGTCCATGTCGTGGGAGGCTTTTTTGTCGTTGGAGCGGTCGGTAGCGACAAAGCCCAGGGTGTATTTTCCCGGGGGAAGCTCCGCCAGGTCGATATTCACCGTGAAGAAAAAGTCCCTCCAGGGGCTTTTCACGATAAGGTCGGAAGTCACCACGTCTTTCTGCTCGATACCCACGTTTCCCTTGTCGTCCTTCACCAGGAGGTCGAGGCTGAGGTGGACCTCGTAGGCGTTGTCCTTCTTCAGGTTCTGGAAACCGTCGATTTCGAGGTAGACCGAGATCCTTGACCCCTTCTCGAAGCGGGAGGACTGCTCCTCGGTGTACATTCCATATCCTTTCACTTCCCTGACGAAAAGTCCCTTCAGAAAGGAAAACTCCGAAGCTGAGGCAGCCAGGGGAGGAAGTGCTGCGAGGAAAAGAGGAAGCAGGAAAAGGACAATGCAAAGCCCCGCAAGGACCGTTCCCGGCCGGGAAGGAAGGCGGCGCGATCCGGGTGCATGGTTCGGCGAAAGCGTCACTATTGAACAACCCCCTAAATGAATATATAAAAGACCTTATGCATTATAGTCTATTTTACCGCAGGAGGTCGAAAGTAATTTAACTTCAGGGGCCCCTGGGGAAGGCAAATGAGCCCTGAGAACCAGCGAAAGGAAGTACTAAATGAGAAAAAAATCACCTGAAGTGGCATCAAACCAATTCCTGGATCTTGATTCCGACTGGGACGACGTTCTCGCACCCGGCACCGGGGACAGGAGCCACCGCCCTTCCGGCAAGGACAGGCTTCGGGGGCATTTCGACGGGGCTTCCAGGGGGAACCCCGGTGAAGCCGGGGCCGGGGCTGTGCTTTTCGATGAATCGGGTGCCCCCGCCTGGGAGTGCGCCCGGCCCCTGGGCAAGCGGACCAACAACGAGGCGGAATACCTCGCCCTTCTTCTGCTGCTCGAAGAAGTGGAGCGCCGCGGAATTTCCGCCGACATCCTGGGAGACAGCCAGCTCGTGGTGAACCAGGTGACGGGCCGGTGGAAGATCAACGAACCCAGGCTGCGAGAGCTTGCTGACCGGGCGATGGATCTGCTGAGACGGACGAAAAGCAGCATATCCTGGGTTCCCAGGGATCAGAATGCCGCGGCGGACCGTCTTTCCAACATCGCCCTCGACGGTCCGAAGGAACCGCCCCGCTCCTCCCGTGAACGCCCCGCTTTCGACCCTGACAGGCTGGAACGGGTCACCGATTCCATTCTCATTGCCCACGGAACGGAGGACTACGCGGTGGACCTTCTTCACAGGGCATGCACCTGCCCCGCCTTCCAGCGGTCGAGACAGTGCAAGCACCTGGATGCGGCACTTGTACGGTTTGGAAAATAAGCCCTTTTACGCATCAGCCTCCCCTTTCTTTCTGTTATGCTGTGCCAAGAAATAGCAGCCTGGAAATGGAGGGATGTTCCAGTGAAAAATGCAGCGGTTCTGGCCCTTTTGATCTTTTCAGCCCTGATATCCTCTGTGACTGCCGGAACGGCCGAGGCATGTGCCGCCTGTGACGACGACGACGGGGCGGTAGTCGCTTTTGTCCCGGTGGGAAAGGGCAGCTACGGAGGGGTCAATGACCGGCGGTTCGTGGTGGTGAAGGACGAAATTGAATGGAAGGAACTGTGGGGCGAGATAAACGGCAACGTGCTTCCCCTTCCCCCCCTGCCTGAGATCGATTTCTCACGACAGGTCCTTGCGGCCGTCTTTCAGGGGCTCAAGCGGAGCGGAGGCTATTCCATATCGGTGGAGGCCATCATCGAAACAGGCGACAGGGTGACCGTTTCCGTCCGCGAACAGGAACCGGGGCCCCAGAATCTCGTCACCATGGCCCTTTCCAGCCCCTGGGAGGTTGTGGCCTTCCCTCTTCCCCAGAAACCGGTGCTTTTCACCTCCATTCAGTAGACAGCGGGTAACAGAACATAAAAAGAAGCGACCGGCCCCGGCCGGTCGCTTCTTCGTGCTTTTCTCTGTTTACCCCGGGTCGCCCTTTACTTTCGGACGAGCAGGAGCAGGGGCAGAAGGAAGAGCAGGGACGGAATTCCCGCCACGCTGCACCCGCCCCCGCCACCGGAGTCACCGTCAGGCACGGCGGCCCCCAGAGACCGGGCCAGGTTCAGCCTTCCGCCGGTGGAAACCTTGCCGCTCAGGGAGGAAAGACGATCCACTCCGCCCAGGATCCTGGACCGGATCCGGTCCATGGATTCTCCCGGGAACTGGGACGACACGAGGGCCGCCGCCCCGGTGACGAAGGGTGTGGCCATGGAGGTGCCGGAACCGGACATGTAGCTCCAAACCCCTCTGCCGATCCCCACGTCGTCGATCTCGACCCCCCCGTACCCTGTGGAAGAGAGTCCCGTCTCAAAGACAAACCGGAACCGGAACCGGTCCGTCCTGAAGGTACCCGGAATCGGCGTGGAGAAGGAGGTCCACTCGTCTCCGCCTCCTGTGAAGCTGTGGACCGTGGTCCAGGTTGTTCCACTGTCGGGGGAGAACTCGAGACGAAGGAAATCCGCCCCGTTTTCCAGATCCGGACGGATCTCCATGCCGAACACGAGAGGTTCCGTTTCCCGGCCTGAAAGGTCGATATCGTCCCTGACGGTCAGGTAGGTTTTCTGGTTTCCAATGGTATGCTGCTCCGGCCCGTCGGTCCAGACTTTCGTGGGGCGGCCGTCCCTCGTGGAGTCTACGATCATCCAGTGGATCTGCGGTGAATAATGCTCCGCGGAGGTCGTCCATTTCCCGTCCCCCGATTCCATGTCGTCGAAGAAGATGTCCCCCGCCGACGGGGTGTACGAAGGGGTCCACGTGCTCCAGATGTCGGTCCCCGGAGCGGCCAGGTGGACGGACGTCCTCCCGTAGTTCGAAAAGTCGGAGAGGGCGTCATTTCTGTCCGTGGACGCCACGGAGATGATGTTCGGAAGGCCGTAGGAGGCCGGATATTCAGGGCTCTGGTCGTTGTCCGTGGCGTAATTGCCCGCCGCGGCGACGAAAAGGATCCCCGCGTTTCCCAGGTCCTGGATGGCCTGTCTGGCCTCGCCGCTGAACCCCGGTCCTCCGTAGGATGCGTTCACCGCCACGATGTCCACCCCTTCCCGCTTTTTCTGCAGGATCCACGCATAGGCTTCCAGCTCGTCTGAAGTTTTTCCCGTTCCCTGGGAATTAAAAGCCTTGACCGCCATGAGCTTCACGTTCCACGCCACCCCGGCGGTGCCGATGCCGTTGTTTCCCTTCGCGCCGATGATCCCCGCCACGTGGGTGCCGTGGCCGTGGTCGTCCTCGGGGTCGTCGTTGTCGTACACGCAGTTCCGGCCGTGGATGCCTCCCGGGCCCGTCCAGAGGTTGTCCTTCAGATCCTCGTGGTTTTTTGTGATGCCGGTATCGATAATGGCGACGACTTTTGTTGTCAGGGCCGAGGTGCGGATTCCCCAGGCTGTGGGGGCGTCAATGTCGGCGCCGGCCCTGCCGC of the Aminivibrio pyruvatiphilus genome contains:
- a CDS encoding S8 family peptidase; the encoded protein is MKRFATGVLLLLCLALFASFPADGGEGKRTGEKEPIWVEGEVIVTWRTPQEHSSLQAAGAGGGSVQEISGLSREWGKTVAVVKIPGKSTEELLRSFSSDPGVERVSPNYILRILSPVTPNDPRFSSQWGLSNTGQNSGRAGADIDAPTAWGIRTSALTTKVVAIIDTGITKNHEDLKDNLWTGPGGIHGRNCVYDNDDPEDDHGHGTHVAGIIGAKGNNGIGTAGVAWNVKLMAVKAFNSQGTGKTSDELEAYAWILQKKREGVDIVAVNASYGGPGFSGEARQAIQDLGNAGILFVAAAGNYATDNDQSPEYPASYGLPNIISVASTDRNDALSDFSNYGRTSVHLAAPGTDIWSTWTPSYTPSAGDIFFDDMESGDGKWTTSAEHYSPQIHWMIVDSTRDGRPTKVWTDGPEQHTIGNQKTYLTVRDDIDLSGRETEPLVFGMEIRPDLENGADFLRLEFSPDSGTTWTTVHSFTGGGDEWTSFSTPIPGTFRTDRFRFRFVFETGLSSTGYGGVEIDDVGIGRGVWSYMSGSGTSMATPFVTGAAALVSSQFPGESMDRIRSRILGGVDRLSSLSGKVSTGGRLNLARSLGAAVPDGDSGGGGGCSVAGIPSLLFLLPLLLLVRK